One window of the Thermococcus sp. P6 genome contains the following:
- a CDS encoding 3-methyl-2-oxobutanoate dehydrogenase subunit beta yields MEIPESIKKKLTIPAEEHFYAGHTACQGCGAALGLRYVLKAYGRETIVTIPACCSTIIAGPWPYNTLDANLFHTAFETTGAVIGGIEAALKARGFKVKGEDGIMVVGWAGDGGTADIGLQALSGFIERGHDAVYIMYDNEAYMNTGIQRSGSTPYGAWTTNTPGGKKHFLEKRHKKKVIDIVIAHKIPYAATASVAYPEDFIRKLKKAQKIPGPSFIQLFAPCPTGWRSPTDKSIEIARLAVQTAYFPLFEYENGKYRINMPSTKREPKPIEEFLKYQGRFKYMNRGDIEVLQQWVLKEWETLKKLAEVFG; encoded by the coding sequence ATGGAGATTCCCGAGAGCATTAAGAAAAAGTTGACCATCCCGGCCGAGGAGCACTTTTACGCGGGCCACACCGCCTGTCAGGGCTGTGGAGCGGCTCTTGGACTTAGATACGTCCTCAAAGCTTATGGAAGGGAAACGATAGTGACGATTCCGGCGTGCTGTTCAACCATCATAGCCGGCCCGTGGCCCTACAACACACTCGACGCCAACCTCTTCCACACCGCCTTCGAAACGACCGGAGCCGTTATCGGCGGTATCGAAGCCGCGCTGAAGGCGAGGGGCTTTAAGGTAAAGGGCGAGGACGGTATAATGGTCGTCGGATGGGCCGGTGACGGAGGAACCGCTGACATAGGCCTTCAGGCGCTCTCCGGCTTCATTGAAAGGGGCCACGATGCCGTTTACATCATGTACGACAACGAGGCTTACATGAACACCGGAATACAGAGATCTGGATCAACGCCCTACGGGGCGTGGACAACCAACACGCCCGGCGGGAAGAAGCACTTCCTCGAGAAGAGGCACAAGAAGAAGGTCATAGACATAGTCATCGCCCACAAGATCCCCTACGCGGCAACCGCGAGCGTTGCCTACCCAGAGGATTTCATAAGAAAGCTCAAAAAGGCGCAGAAGATCCCGGGACCGAGCTTCATCCAGCTCTTCGCACCGTGCCCCACGGGCTGGCGTTCGCCGACCGACAAGAGCATCGAGATCGCCCGTCTGGCAGTTCAGACGGCCTACTTCCCGCTCTTCGAGTACGAGAACGGAAAGTACAGGATAAACATGCCCTCCACAAAGAGGGAACCGAAGCCCATCGAGGAGTTCCTCAAGTATCAGGGCAGGTTCAAGTACATGAACAGGGGAGACATCGAGGTACTCCAGCAGTGGGTCCTCAAAGAGTGGGAGACCCTTAAGAAGCTCGCCGAGGTGTTCGGTTGA
- the porD gene encoding pyruvate synthase subunit PorD translates to MAESPFKADIERVEKEYSEKMTPGAIAKIPGSSVVNKTGSWRVFVPEFNRDKCVRCYLCYLYCPEPAIYLDEENYPVFDYDYCKGCGICANECPVDAITMVRESK, encoded by the coding sequence ATGGCCGAAAGCCCGTTTAAGGCCGATATTGAGAGGGTTGAGAAGGAGTATAGCGAAAAGATGACCCCCGGAGCAATAGCAAAGATACCCGGAAGCAGCGTCGTGAACAAGACCGGCTCATGGCGTGTTTTCGTGCCGGAATTCAACAGGGACAAGTGCGTAAGGTGCTACCTCTGCTACCTCTACTGCCCCGAGCCGGCCATATACCTCGACGAGGAGAACTACCCGGTGTTCGACTACGACTACTGTAAGGGCTGCGGCATATGCGCCAACGAATGCCCCGTCGATGCCATAACGATGGTTAGGGAGAGCAAGTGA
- the porA gene encoding pyruvate synthase subunit PorA codes for MPVRKVMKANEAAAWAAKLAKPKVIAAFPITPSTLVPEKISEFVANGELDAEFIKVESEHSAISACVGASAAGVRTFTATASQGLALMHEVLFIAAGMRLPIVIAVGNRALSAPINIWNDWQDSISERDTGWLQFYAENNQEALDLILAAFKVAEDERVLLPAMVGFDAFILTHTVEPVEIPDQEAVDEFLGEYEPKHAYLDPSRPITQGTLAFPAHYMEARYTVWEANENARKVIDEVFAEFEKKFGRKYSKIEEYRTDDADIILITMGSLAGTVKEYVDALREKGVKVGAAKITVYRPFPMDEIREIAGKAKVLAILEKDVTFSVGGALFQDVSRTLINEEEKPKVIDFILGLGGRDVTFENLDEVLSISKKALDGEKVDEVNWIGLRKEIL; via the coding sequence ATGCCCGTTAGGAAGGTTATGAAGGCCAACGAAGCCGCCGCATGGGCGGCCAAACTCGCAAAGCCGAAGGTTATAGCCGCGTTTCCGATTACGCCCTCAACACTCGTTCCCGAGAAGATCAGTGAGTTCGTTGCGAACGGGGAGCTCGATGCGGAGTTCATCAAGGTCGAGAGCGAGCACTCGGCCATATCCGCCTGCGTTGGTGCTTCAGCGGCCGGAGTGAGAACCTTCACCGCGACCGCTTCGCAGGGTCTGGCGCTTATGCACGAGGTCCTCTTCATAGCCGCAGGAATGAGGCTTCCAATTGTCATTGCCGTTGGAAACCGCGCCTTATCCGCCCCGATCAACATATGGAACGACTGGCAGGACAGCATAAGCGAGCGCGACACCGGATGGCTGCAGTTCTACGCCGAGAACAACCAGGAGGCCCTCGACCTCATCCTGGCAGCCTTCAAGGTTGCAGAGGATGAACGCGTTCTCCTTCCGGCCATGGTGGGCTTCGATGCCTTCATACTAACCCACACGGTCGAACCCGTTGAGATTCCGGATCAGGAAGCGGTGGACGAGTTCCTCGGCGAGTATGAACCAAAGCACGCTTACCTCGACCCGAGCAGGCCGATAACTCAGGGTACCCTCGCCTTCCCGGCCCACTACATGGAGGCGAGGTACACCGTATGGGAGGCCAACGAGAACGCCAGAAAGGTCATCGACGAGGTCTTCGCCGAGTTCGAGAAGAAGTTCGGAAGGAAGTACAGCAAGATCGAAGAGTACAGAACGGACGATGCCGATATAATCCTCATCACGATGGGTTCCCTCGCCGGAACCGTGAAGGAGTACGTCGATGCACTCCGTGAGAAGGGAGTAAAGGTCGGCGCCGCAAAGATCACCGTCTACAGACCGTTCCCGATGGACGAGATCAGGGAGATAGCAGGGAAGGCCAAGGTTCTTGCCATCCTCGAGAAGGACGTCACCTTCAGCGTCGGTGGAGCCCTCTTCCAGGACGTAAGCAGGACCCTGATAAACGAGGAGGAGAAGCCGAAGGTGATAGACTTCATACTGGGCCTTGGAGGCAGGGACGTCACCTTCGAGAACCTCGATGAAGTTCTCAGCATCTCAAAGAAGGCCCTCGACGGGGAGAAGGTTGATGAGGTTAACTGGATAGGACTCAGGAAGGAGATACTGTGA
- the porB gene encoding pyruvate synthase subunit PorB → MAVRKPPITTREYWAPGHAACAGCGPAILMKLATKAFSEAMEEKYGDPNAFAIAHATGCMEVVSAVFPYTAWKAPWIHVAFENAAAAASGVDAAWKKLGRKGKILVFGGDGGTADIGLQALSGMLERRHNAVYIMYDNEAYMNTGIQRSSSTPYGAWTTTSPPGKYSIGEDKPKKWVALIAAAHQIPYVATATIGNAFDVITKVKKAAKVDGPAFIQVLATCPTGWKSPLEKTVEIARLAAETGVWPLFEIENGDFHNIKIQPPGGGAKVKREGGRVVAIEFKKPIEEYLKLQGRFKHLFRKPEAIDQLREQIKAMWKVLGVEVTLPKPEE, encoded by the coding sequence ATGGCCGTTAGGAAACCCCCCATCACCACTCGCGAGTACTGGGCACCGGGTCACGCGGCCTGTGCCGGTTGCGGTCCGGCCATCCTTATGAAGCTCGCAACAAAGGCATTTAGCGAGGCCATGGAGGAGAAGTACGGAGACCCGAACGCCTTCGCCATAGCGCATGCAACGGGATGTATGGAGGTCGTTTCAGCCGTCTTCCCCTACACTGCATGGAAGGCTCCGTGGATCCACGTGGCCTTCGAGAACGCCGCTGCGGCTGCAAGCGGAGTGGATGCCGCGTGGAAGAAGCTCGGAAGGAAGGGCAAGATCCTCGTATTCGGTGGAGACGGAGGAACCGCTGACATAGGTCTCCAGGCACTGAGCGGCATGCTCGAAAGGAGGCACAACGCCGTTTACATCATGTACGACAACGAGGCCTACATGAACACCGGAATTCAGCGCTCCTCGTCCACTCCCTACGGAGCCTGGACTACGACGTCACCGCCCGGAAAGTACTCAATCGGTGAGGACAAGCCCAAGAAGTGGGTCGCCCTCATAGCGGCCGCCCACCAGATACCCTACGTTGCCACTGCAACCATAGGAAACGCCTTCGACGTGATAACGAAGGTGAAGAAGGCGGCAAAGGTTGACGGTCCCGCGTTTATTCAGGTTCTAGCAACGTGCCCAACCGGCTGGAAATCCCCGCTCGAGAAGACTGTGGAGATAGCAAGGCTCGCAGCTGAGACGGGCGTATGGCCGCTCTTCGAGATAGAGAACGGTGACTTCCACAACATCAAGATACAGCCGCCGGGAGGAGGTGCCAAGGTAAAGCGCGAGGGCGGGAGAGTCGTGGCCATTGAGTTCAAGAAGCCCATTGAGGAGTACCTCAAACTGCAGGGAAGGTTCAAGCACCTCTTCAGGAAGCCCGAGGCCATAGACCAGCTCCGCGAGCAGATAAAGGCTATGTGGAAGGTCCTCGGTGTTGAGGTTACGCTGCCAAAACCGGAGGAGTGA
- a CDS encoding Mrp/NBP35 family ATP-binding protein has protein sequence MTIKSPTLNVAGMGADPVAQRINEKQEKWKYKIAVLSGKGGVGKSTVAVNLAAALAKKGYFVGVLDADVHGPNVAKMLGVDKAEVLAERLEDGRFEMIPPMNDFMGQTTPIKVMSMGFLVGEDQPVIWRGPLVTKAIKQLLGDVRWGELDFMIIDFPPGTGDQILTVTQSVKLDAAIVVTTPQDVALLDTGKAVNMMKKMEVPYITVVENMSYLICPHCGNEIDVFGKGGGKKLAEKEGVNFLGEVPIDLKAREAGDAGIPVVLYGDTVAAKAFMDIAEKLVKKLEEMKGEEG, from the coding sequence ATGACCATTAAATCTCCAACTCTTAACGTGGCCGGAATGGGTGCCGATCCAGTCGCCCAGCGGATAAACGAGAAGCAGGAGAAGTGGAAGTATAAGATAGCGGTTCTGAGCGGTAAGGGGGGAGTTGGTAAGAGCACCGTTGCCGTTAACCTTGCCGCTGCCCTCGCCAAGAAGGGCTACTTCGTCGGAGTCCTCGATGCCGACGTTCACGGCCCCAACGTGGCGAAGATGCTCGGTGTGGACAAAGCGGAGGTTCTCGCCGAGAGGCTCGAAGACGGAAGATTCGAGATGATACCGCCGATGAACGACTTCATGGGGCAAACGACACCCATAAAAGTCATGAGCATGGGCTTCTTGGTGGGTGAGGATCAGCCAGTTATATGGCGCGGTCCACTTGTCACCAAGGCGATTAAACAGCTTTTGGGCGATGTCAGATGGGGCGAGCTCGACTTCATGATAATCGACTTCCCGCCCGGAACAGGTGATCAGATACTCACCGTCACGCAAAGCGTAAAGCTCGACGCTGCTATAGTGGTAACAACGCCGCAGGATGTTGCCCTCCTTGACACGGGCAAGGCCGTCAACATGATGAAAAAGATGGAAGTGCCCTACATAACGGTCGTGGAGAACATGAGCTACCTCATCTGCCCCCACTGTGGCAACGAGATAGACGTCTTCGGAAAGGGCGGTGGTAAAAAACTCGCCGAGAAGGAAGGGGTGAACTTCCTCGGGGAGGTGCCCATAGACCTCAAGGCCCGTGAGGCGGGAGATGCAGGTATTCCTGTGGTTCTCTACGGGGACACGGTTGCGGCAAAGGCCTTCATGGATATCGCGGAGAAGCTCGTTAAGAAGCTCGAGGAGATGAAGGGCGAAGAGGGTTGA